The Ostrea edulis chromosome 1, xbOstEdul1.1, whole genome shotgun sequence genomic sequence ccatgggtagtccatatgtaagatatggtagctgtaggtggaaaggataacgctttagagcccggaaaccatattgctactttgatgtccagtgcacttgacctttgaccttttgaccccaaaatcgatagggaacatcttcatcccatgggtagtccatatatatgatatggtgacggtaggtggaaaggataatgctttagagtccggaaaccattgcgtctacagacggacggacggacggacagacagacggacaacctgattccagtataccccccccacaacttgttgcggggggtataatgataGATTTTGCAGTATCTGTGAAATCGCACAACTGGCCCATGAGGTGTTATATGCATTACCTTTATGGTCCTGATGCCCATTGCCTTAGCTGCCTTTAAGTTCACACCCAAGTCATCAAGGAACACTGATTCCTCTGGCTTCACATCTAATTGCTGTAAacaaatttcataaatccttCTTTCTGGTTTTCTGGTACCAACCTTACTTGACTCCACAATTACATCAAAGAGGTCTCTACAGATAGATAGTTTTTTTGCCAAATTTGGTCCCTTTCAGGCATCACATATAAAATGCATGATTAGATATTGATTCATACAACACAATAACCAAAGCTATGTAGCAAATATGTGTGATGAAATCTTGACCATGAagtgaaagaaaataaaaattttcataaaatgtaaacataCTTGATATTGTAACATTTAACATGGAATTTCCATTCAGTGGAAAGGTTTGCAGGTACACAGCCATAAAACAAAATGACATGTCCAAATATATACACTGCAATAACCTTACCCTTACCTGTCCATAATCCTGTTTGGTCCCTCTCCCTCCATGGCCCAGTTGTTGGTCAATAGGGCAGTTTTCAAGCCCTCAATTCTAAGGGACTTCACAGCATCTATGATGGATTGATGTGGAGTTGTCAGTCCATTCCCTATATACGTCAGCAAGCCAGACATATCTGCTCTCTTACCTGCCTGTTCAAAGTATACTCTCATAAGTCTAGCACTTTTGTAAAATTGAATGACATGAAATGTGTCAATCTAATATTTTGTCTCTTGTATCTGTAACATCATCCTCACAACATTAAGAATCCCATTTTTTCAGGCCACGAGTGGACTCGGGACCCCTGACGTTGTGAGGAAGACCGGACCTTTtgagataaaatatttttaatgagtttttggggggtggggtttccttctttgttttttctttttttggggttgttgttgttgttgttgttgttgtttatggCAATAACTTAGTAAATTTAAAATGGCTAACTAAGGTGTTGTTCAGATCCtgaatgatgatgatgatgtagttgatgatgatgatgatgatgatgtagTTGACAATGATGATGAATGTGATGTCTCACCCTTGCAGAGACATCTTCAGTGAATTTGTCGGCAAATTCTGAGAGTGTCAGCTCTCCGCGCTCCAGCCTGTTCCATGCTCCACTGTCTCCACTCTCCACTACAGTCCGAGAAATGCTCCCTTTAGGAAGACCTAACTTACGTTCATACTCTAGGTAAATAAAAATGTATCCATAATTATGATCGTCAAAAGTTTCAGTTATGTAtttcaatcaatatacaaagaTATATCAGTAATCTTTGATTTCATAATTATTCCACCAATGAGACGATGAAACAGCTGGTGGTGTCTTGTTTACCGTACTTCACAATGAACAGGTCTGAATGGGTTCTGCAACTAGTGTTGAATAATCGGTAAAAAATCATAATCGATCATAATCGGAAGAACTGTatcgatcaatgatcgatataatcggtatttacattTTGGGGTTATTTCTCTTTAGTTTCATGCTCGGATATATGTGCAACattatattgaacatacatgttaTATCATATTAGCCTATTAGGCCTAACGAGGAATGAAATGTGTTTCCTCTAGCCACAAATCAAGATTTGCTttacttttaaagggaaaaaaatcCAGACGTCTGACTTGGATTTCCCTGGGTTAGGatatacgtatatatatattatcaagtTATTaattaatccgagattcctctgacttttATATCGAGACATGTGCGTGCGAGATTCAGAGctgactccatattgaaaagttgGAATTCAGCTATTGTAGCTGCTTTGTCTACCTTTTACAGCTTTATTTCACGAATCTAGATAGGATTCAATTATCGAGTATCATGTCAGACTACTTTGACACTGATTggaattttgtgtatttgtgtgctgacgtcatgcgcaaagaaatcaaatggcaaGTAGGCGCCCCTTGTCaaagtgatgcttcatttgtcaGTGTTAGAGCTTTTAACATGGCAATAGCATCGCATTAGTCATGCTTAACTTGTAGAATAATCATCCGATAACTGAACCCTCGCTTCTTGGAAAGTAAACCTGCGAAATAAAGCTGTAAAAGGTAGGCAAAGCGGCGACAATatctggtgtcgctgaattccaaCTTTTCAatggagtccactctgactcgGCCCAGCACATATCACGATATAAAATCGGGGttaacagtcagatgaatctcggattagttATCAACTATTGTACGGGCAACaatcaattatgaaaaataaactcgATAATCGGAATCGAAGAACCAAAAACGATTGACAATCAATTGTCGGCgacaatcatttcatcactaTCTGCGTTCCCTTGTCTATCTTACCCAGAAATGCAGCCAAAGGTGATGGTACAACCACACCACCTAAATCAAATATGACAGCTTTAGTTGTCTGGGTTCTGTGCTGTGCCATTAATGTTGCAGCCTGAATTCTTGGTGATAAAATTTGCCTACACCCTGCCTCTGAAATATGTGGAGTCCCCAGGATCCTCAAAGGAAATCTGTGCATCCTTCCATCTACAGAATTAAAACAAAAGCTAATGTTGATTTGGATGTCATTTGAAATTCATTCATCTAGATATTGCTACCAGTACCTTGATTAATCGCTACTTTTACTGTAGATATACTACTTCGACCTATTTACTGACCCATAACTAGTCTCCAGTTCTTTATCATGATATGTTTACATTTGATATCACCATTCATTTATCTTATAGATTGTAAATCGTCCATTCTCCATGTTATTCTTCGATTATGCGATGCTTTAATAGCTGTAAGAGAAAGAATCGATAAAAATTATGGTTTACTGAAAATAAATTCGAAAGGGAAAGGGGGAGGGTTTCCTCAAGAAGACTTCATTGACAGTGATTCATGTACAATACTGCACTGTACCTAAAGTCAGATCTTTGCATCAATGTGATGTCATACTATGGTGCATTCTGCAATGCTAGTAATTTTATAATAACAACAACTTACTGATTTGTGGCGACCCTcaatttttcttttacttttaCTTTGAAGAATGTCGGTAATACGGGGCACCGTCAGGAGCCTGGGTTAAATCGGCACGTAGTCATTTCGGCACTTGGCCTAATCGGCACATAGTTAACTCGGTACCAGTGAAGGATAATTCAAGTTGAGAGTTTCTATTTCGAATGAAGTCTTTTAAAAATGTGTGAAGGTGTGTCTTTATAAGTGAAGTGGGGGGAAATTTACAAGTTCAAACTCGTGTGGTAAAACGAAGGCTTAAAAGCGAATGGatagatctgtagctctctggtttaTCCCAATTATCTGCAGCTACGCTCtatgttttgtgaaataaatTCAAGAAATTATCAATAAGTACTGTTGTATTTAAGCTCTAGGATATAGAACATTACTATGTGCTTCTATTTGAATGTCTTTCATCCTTTTTTTCCCCCGGCTCAGTCTCAGTAATCACTCATTTGTTGTTATCATGATATATTGTGCATGTGGCACTCCTGATTTAACTGGTGCTGATTTTGATCGTATCACCTTCTATTACAACTCTATTCCTTTCCATAAAAAAATCAGCTATGTATTTTGGATGTGATGCCATAATGTTGAGTTTATGCTGAAGCCTTTGGTGAGGTACCTTGATGAAGACCTTTGGAAAATCTAGCAGTATTACATCTGTCTGCCCTTTGTTGTCTGTAGTTCTAGTAAAATCCTGTGTAGTACTGATAAGTTGGGTTTCACGGGATATCATCTTCCCAAAACCATGTTGGGCATCTCATCAAGATGCGTAGAACAATGTAGCATAATGTTACTGCAGATGATGTGCTCCATGATTTTACAGGCAAAAGATACAAGGGGCACAAGCCTTCAATTGGCTGCACAACTTTTAATACCTTTTTAGAAAGAAAAATTAGGTGTTACATCAGCCTCTTTCTAATCTTAAGGTATTGTACCCTGCTGTACATAGTGAGGCTTGAAATAAGGTGGAGAAAACTGGAGTGGTCCATCAGTAATCTAGAGGAGATTTTTTCAGGGTCAGTCTTTATTGAATGTTTGGACAGTAATGTATCTACTCCTTTTACCGTTCTCTGATTAATTCTGATATATAGAACAGCCAAATTAATAGTTCAGCCTTCACGtgtaaaaacttttaaaagtatatatgtacatttaaaaatgtgtaattttCCGTAAACGATTCGGATTTTTATCCCAGTCTTATTAAAATACAGATTCTCAAATAGCACACAGCTGTGCGCTGTTTGAGAGACCTGCAGCTGTTTATTAATCAAATTGATTTTTCTGGTTTGCACTTTTATTATCACCCCTAAAACCAGAAAGTTACGTCTGAAATTATTCAGCTGAAAATAAGACAGCGGGCCTTAACTTGTTATTCACAAATGAGTCATACAGTAAATTAAAACCGAATTTCAGGGCATTCGTTTGTATGATTTTATCATACGATTCACGACATAAATACAGAGCTATAGTATTTTCTCTGCAATGACCCCTTAACCCCGCTTGAGGACATAAGAAGGAGGCAAAGACCTATCTATTTGTTACATCGACCCCCTGATCTTCAGATCTCAAAACCATGAACTGTCTTCTTTAAATAATAGGGAGTCATCACCTAagatttcattacaaaaataagattatataaagtattttataaagtatttcCTATAATACATGAATTGGTGACGTTGACGTTCAAACTTTTCAACTCAAGATCAATAGTGGTCCTATCTCGATCTTGTGTTAATGTGTATATCAGGTATTATACAGAGACGTCGTATTAAAACTCAAAGAGAACTAATGAtttctacatgtgtgtataataatttttaatttggcCTTACTTATCAGGTATACGTGGTTTGATTTGAGTCATATATAAGGATAAGGATTCTGTGTTCacatgaaatttcatatcaagTCTCAGGGTTTTTAGAAACTCGGTGTTCAGGGctgtaaattacatggaggcggaggaggcagctgcctcctccaacttttgagcccaaaaaaaaaataaaatttaaagttcattagaatttatgttgtttccaataactaagaacatgatacctcccttaaaaagcattccaaatctttcttttagaatgagttagtcaagtaacatcttagaaggccctagaatcaaggattttgcacgaaacgtgttcagtgtgcacaaaatgtgctcagcgtctgggggcctgggcggcccccacacccccgcctaatttcctgcctcctccaaattgaaggttaatttacggccctgggtgttacagacagacacacagtcGGGACAAAGCAATCTTTACCCAGAGTTATTGTTCCTTACTCTCAAAAAGCGATgagagtgtaaggaacgataactctggtaAAGTTTATATAATACCATAGTACTTGGCTATATAGCCAATTTTGCGGGGAGAAAAGGCTATATCGGAATCCACTCCCGTGCATGGTTTCGGGAATGCTGAAGTCTTTACCATTCGACTTTTTCTGTTGGAGatggaaatttaatttttctgtcaTAATTTTTGCAGAGGAAACTGATTGCAAGTGCTTTATATGTGCGTTATTAGATTGTCTAATATTTGATTTGACGCTCTTTAATCACAAGAACACTATATGCAAGTACACcaatttcataaaaatgagaGAAACATATGGTTTTGAATCTGATAAAATATAGGTTTTCATCCATTGAATTATATCTATGAGAAAAGTGTGAAAATGTAAGTAAATAAAAAGGACTGAATTTGAATAGGGCCGAAACCTATGAGGGCTGAGGATAAAATACTACAACCTCTTGCAGCATACGGATTGCCTGACAAACATCCATTTTGCAAACTTCACAATCACTAACagattatatacatgttatatatgtatacatattactGAATGAATTTTGTATAAAACGATAACATTGTGTTTACGATCGGCCCGGAGTctcgctacccattttaccaacagCCATTTCAATCCCGAACCCGATTTGAAAAAGGTTTGTTGATTTGATTTTGGATTTGTTCTTCGAATTCTTGTTTCCCTTTTTCCCCAGTCAATCTTTACTCGAGAAAGCAATTGCTAATCATCAGACGTAACAATGTATATGTActgacaataaaaaaaaaaataagacagTTATCATTGAATTGAGTCGCAATGACAGTCTGTTGATTTTAAaggtttgtacatgtatttttaaaaatgttatttttttttttttgtacgtATGAATGAATGTATGAACGGTTCTATTTTTCTGACTGAGTGCATAAAACTTTAAAAGTAGGATACTTAGTTatgaaagatatataatttGATGATCGAGGTCCTCGATGTTCTAGAAAAATGAGAATGAAGAAGGTCCTGACTCCTTAGGCTTTACACAGCGCTTGTTTCGCAATCTTCGTAAGTTATAATACTATATAGTAACACGTTATTATAGTATAGCTTGCGAAGTTTATAAAACAAGCACCTGTGGTTCTTGGGTTCCCAATTATGTGTGTTGATATTATTGTTTTGCCGATATTGAGATACTTtttataaaggggggggggggggggtgattgaTATGTGATATATAAAGAATCCAAGTCAGTTTTTCCCATGCAAGAATACAAATTAGAAGTCCTTCCCATCAATCTATCCCCTAAAATTTGGTCACATTTCTGGAGCTGGAACAGAAGTACAAGAGGAGTTCAATTAAAGTGGatgcatgtatatagaaaaattCTTTGACATTTGTTTTGAATGTAATTCTTTAAGATATGCATGCAAGTATCTCCATGTGGTTGAGACTGAGGTTTGTTCAATTCTAGTATTACCCCCTGGAATAAGACACAAGAGGGGTTTACAGATATGTTTGGTTGAGTTGCAACAAAGTAAAACTCTGTAAACTATAAGGTGATTGAGGTGTAGGCACCAACATTTCACTTTTCTAGTGTTGTTTAAGCATTACCATTGAAACTTTACAATATTAGTCTTCATAATTACATACATAACTTCCACGAACagagtttggggggggggggtgtataagAATCTCACCAAGACCACGTTCAGCTGTCTGTCCGTCTCTCTCAGTGTTTTTTCTCAGCTTGTAACTTTGTACAGTAATGGAGAGGCAGTAGAAGCTCATACTTTAAACAAAGTTTGCTTATGGCCAGATGATATTTCCTGACCCTGACTAAAGAACATTTGGCCAAGGTGAAGGTTATGTACAAAGAAAAAGACTcttgagtttgaaatttttgttttgcCATAACCTTGTATAGAGAGACTAATGTTGCTTATGGCCAGTTAATGTGTCATGGCGCTGACCTGACGTAATTTTACCATGGTCTAGgctaattttcttttttttcgtAAATTTTTATCAGAGCCATATAACTTTATAATGGAAAAACAATAGAGGCTCATACTTAGGACAGTTGTTGCTTATCGATGGATGGTATGTCATGACCCTTCCCCAAAGTCGTTTGGCCTAAATCAAGGTCAATTAGAAACATAGTTTATGTTATTAATTAAGTATTGCAGGAAGTTCGGAAGTGTTTATGTATGTGGCATTCAAGTATGCTGTATTTTGAATATGTTGTACTCTTGATGAGCCATGCAGGGATATTAGTTCCATTAAAACAAGTCTAGTTTGAGGAAAACTTTTGAAGTGTTCAAGAGAAAAAATTAAGCTTATGTAGTGTACATTTTAAATATGTTCACACAAATACCACTGGAAAGTAGTTGGGGGTTACAAGAagagtttaaagttttacataggaatatgtgtaagaaaattctttgaaaatctttttctcaggaacaacaatgatacatgtatttgtttgttttcacCATGACCTGTCTTCGGGGTAAAAGTAGAGTGCCACAAGAGGGTTGAAAGTATTACACAGCTAACACGCTTCATGAATTATGCCGACGTGAAGTGTCACAGTTCATTCCTcttatgtattttcagaaatgaatttattttttcaattatacAGACAGTATCTTTTTTCCAGGTGATGTTTATTGGGACCACCAGATGGCACTATGAAGAGGTTTAGCCTTCTGTCTCCGACTCAGTCCTTAAAGTGGATCTGTCTGATCATTCTGACATTCCTTGTTCTGGAGTTACTCCTCTTTAACTGTGCCATATTCTATGGCCTGGGTTTGATACACAAAACATTTAGCCCAGTGCTTAACATTGGCAGCGTTGACTGGAAGGAGGACCTGAAACAGGCCCACTGGGTCCGGGAACTAGTTTACAGAGGCAAGGCAGGAGGGTTTGTGTCCTTCATGCAGGACACAGTAGAGAGAGTTTACATGATAGAGGAGGGAGGCTCAGATGGAAAGAAACTGAAAACTTTTGGAATAGACGTTTCACACTCTGGAGAGTTTCTATATATTTACAGACACATCCTGGCAAGGAGAAAATTTCCGTATGCTCGATTAGTGATAGACATTGGAGCTAATGATGGACTCTTGTCTAGTAACTCGTTTAACTTTATTCAGATGGGCTGGTCAGGTTTGTTGGTGGAACCTCAAGCCTCACAGGCAGAAATGGCTGCCAAAAATGTGGTCAGGTAAAGATTTCTAAACGTGATATGAACTGGGATCCATAGCTACACGTAGATCTGTAAATCAGTATTACTGAGTATATATAGATTTACTGATACAGTGTATAGATTTAatgatacagtatatagatttactgatacagtatatagatttactgatacagtgtatagatttactgatacagtatatagatttactgatacagtatatagatttactgatacagtgtatagatttactgatacagtatatagattTACTGATACAGTGTATAGATTTACTGATACAGTGTATAGATTTACTGATACAGTATATAGAATTACTGATACAGAATATAGATTTTctgatacagtatatatagatTTTCTGATTTAGTATATAGATTTACTGATAATTTATATAGATTTACTGATAATTATACCCTctgaacgaagttcaggggggtatataggaatcactctgtctgtccgtccgtctgtgcagattcgtgtccgggccataacttctttgttctttgacttaggcataccatatttggcacacaggtggatcaccatgagatgatgtgttgagtaccttcatgacctctatatgaccttgaccgttgacctcaaggtcaaaattaaaggttttcacaatggattcgtgtccgggccataacttctttgttctttgacataggcataccatatttgacacatgagtgtatcatgatgagacgatgtgtcaggtaccttcatgacctctatatgaccttgaactttgacctcaaggtcaaaattgattatagggttttgacatagtaataccataagacatgggtgtatcaccatgatactatgtgtcatgtacattcatgacctctttatgaccttgacctttgatctcaaggtcaaaattataggtttatgccatttgtggatttgtgttcggactatatcttccattttcctCTACagaggcataccatatttttacactcaggaaagaggtaatttatacctattaacaacaccctttgggagattggggtaagtgggggtattcttagtgagcattgctcacagtacctcttccTTATAGAGATTTActgatacagtatatagattTTCTGATACAGAATATAGATTTACTGATACAGAATATAGATTTACTGATACAGAATATAGATTTActgatacagtatatatagatttactgatacagtgtatagatttactgatacagtatatatagatTTACTGATATAGAGTATAAATTTACTGATACAATATATAGATTTACAGATACAGAATATAGATTTACTAATACAATATATAGATTTACAGATATAGATTTACTGATACAGAATATAAATTTACTGATACAGTATATTGATTTACAGATATAGATTTACTGATACAGAATTTAGATTTACTGATACATACAGTCCATATAAGATGTATTCCTGAATATTTGTTAACTAGTTGCTTAATACTTTGTTAGATTTATCTGACAGTTAATTCATAGCATTGCCATtaattaacatttacatgtatacagcaCTGTataactttttagctcacctgagccgaagactcaagtgaggttttctgatcaaaatttgtccgttttCTGTCGGCGGTGACATCGGCGgcggcgtaaacttttcacattttcatcttcttctcaagagccactgggccaatttcaaccaaacttgccacaaagcatccttaggtgaaggggctttcaagtttgttcaaatgaagggccatgtccctttcaaaagggagataatcacaaaaatgcaaaaagagggtggggtcatttaaaaatcttcttcttaagaaccactgggccagaaaagctgaaatttctatgaaagcttcctgatatagtgcagattcaagtttattcaaatcatggcctccgggggttggatggggccacaataggggatcaaagttttacatactaatatataggattaatctttaaaaatcttcttctcaagaaccactgagccagaaaagctgagatttacatgaaagcttcctgatatagtgcaaattcaagtttgttcaaatcatggcccctgggcgttagatggggccacaataggggatcaaagttttaaatacaaatatataaggaaagtctttaaaaatcttcttctcaagaaccactgagccagaaaagctgatatttacatgaaagttttctgacatatttcagtttgttaaaatcatggcccccaggggaggatagggtcacaagggggggatcaaagttttgcatacaaatataaagggaaaatctttaaatatgagccaagtgactcaggtgagcgatgtggcccttgagCCACTTGTTTGTACAACTATGTATTGTTACATATCTTAAAAATGCTGTGCTATCGTATTACATAATGAAAGTTTTATTACTGTAATTTCTATATTAGGTATGTAAACCCTTACCGTGAAAATAACCAGACAGTCAAGGTCATTAAGAATGTCATCAGTAACAAGTCAGGGGTGGTTTCCTTCATGCGGAGGTCAGACATTGCTGACATGGAGGGCCACATTGCTGCTGAGGAAGATTACTATCCGGATGGTCCGGCAGATGGTGACTTCATCCACGTGTCCAGCGTAACAGTCAGACAGTTCACCTCCAAATACAACGTGCCGAAATTCTTTGGAGTGTTGTCGATTGATGCTGAAGGCACCGGAaaccaggtacatgtacatatactcgGAGACTGTGATATATATCTGTCAGGTGAACCTTTTGTTTTACATGCATATGTTACAAAGGTTTATTCTAATGCAACCATTACATAAtctacattttgattggctaattcACTGAGGTTTGAGGCAGTTTAATGAGCAAGACGGAAAGCTTaagattgtgacgtcatagtagaatTATGCAAAAACATGTCAAATGTAAACTTGTGACATgttttataaaacaataatgCAAAAACTCAGTGAAATAAGACATAAACATCAAGCAAATTGTGAAAATTGCTTCTCGTTTATTAATTGTGACTATTAATACTGATTTAACAGTTGCAAACCGGTTTTACTGGCTCCGTGCCATCGGTAAAACTCGTTTGTGACCATTAAATCAGCATTAACAGTTGCAAATAACAAATGAAAAGATATTATGTGAAACAGTAGAGATAACTGTGACAGCATTTTGCAGCCTACATTAGTAGGTCACCCGAGTCACTCAGGTTTAACGTATTGTTATCCATGCCCATCGGCTGTGCATTTTCCATTTTGAACATGTTAAAAACATTTCATCTTTTTCTCAAATACATGTGATTTTACGAAATTTGATATAGAGAATTTGATCAAAGAATCAATGACTGTGAAATTCATGTCGTCTGGGGCTTTGGTGCTAAGGTGTGACTGTTTGTGGCTTGTATagtgaaaaaaatattcatctgTAAGACTGTAACACTGAACATCTAGCATATAGACAGATTGCAAAGTTTGAAGTCCTCTACCAGAAGTGTGAAATGTATGGC encodes the following:
- the LOC125664921 gene encoding uncharacterized protein LOC125664921, giving the protein MKRFSLLSPTQSLKWICLIILTFLVLELLLFNCAIFYGLGLIHKTFSPVLNIGSVDWKEDLKQAHWVRELVYRGKAGGFVSFMQDTVERVYMIEEGGSDGKKLKTFGIDVSHSGEFLYIYRHILARRKFPYARLVIDIGANDGLLSSNSFNFIQMGWSGLLVEPQASQAEMAAKNVVRYVNPYRENNQTVKVIKNVISNKSGVVSFMRRSDIADMEGHIAAEEDYYPDGPADGDFIHVSSVTVRQFTSKYNVPKFFGVLSIDAEGTGNQILHSFIDLGFRPGYIIYEDLHERAFELPDVTEQYMKGNGYRLLSRRGWNLIFCHQARK